A window of the Burkholderia sp. 9120 genome harbors these coding sequences:
- a CDS encoding TetR/AcrR family transcriptional regulator produces the protein MNKTTNQAPESPSPGQRGSADHERRHQIIAAADEHFRLYGYRKTSVADLGKAIGVSSTYLYRFFSSKQAIGEAVCATVLERMEAELRSVVDGPGTATQRLRRFMQLTLERSLEIFFDGTRLHELVISAMEESWGTATTHESVLLGMTRELVQAGRSSGEFERKTPIDEVAVGISEAMRLFAHPVALQFRPREQLEAALAAVASLVLRSLAP, from the coding sequence ATGAACAAGACTACCAACCAGGCGCCCGAATCGCCGTCTCCGGGCCAGCGTGGCAGTGCGGACCATGAGCGGCGCCACCAGATCATTGCGGCAGCGGATGAGCATTTCCGCCTTTACGGTTATCGAAAGACCTCCGTGGCCGATCTCGGCAAGGCAATCGGCGTGTCCAGCACGTATCTCTATCGGTTTTTCAGCTCCAAGCAGGCCATTGGAGAGGCGGTCTGCGCAACGGTGCTGGAACGGATGGAAGCTGAGTTGCGAAGCGTGGTCGACGGGCCAGGCACAGCGACGCAACGCTTGCGGCGCTTTATGCAACTGACGCTTGAGCGCAGTCTGGAGATTTTCTTTGACGGCACCCGGCTTCACGAACTGGTGATCTCCGCGATGGAGGAGTCGTGGGGCACCGCGACGACACATGAGTCCGTGCTTCTCGGCATGACGCGCGAGTTGGTGCAGGCGGGAAGGTCATCGGGTGAGTTTGAGCGCAAAACGCCCATCGACGAGGTGGCCGTTGGTATATCGGAGGCAATGCGGTTATTTGCGCATCCGGTGGCCCTTCAGTTCCGTCCACGTGAACAGTTGGAAGCGGCACTTGCTGCCGTCGCCAGCCTCGTTTTGCGAAGTCTCGCTCCATAG
- a CDS encoding alpha/beta hydrolase: MNMSSGYVTAPNQYVTVDGVRLAYRSIGSNSNVPPLVLFHHFTATMDDWDSALIDGLAKQRRVIILGNPGIGASGGSAPDSVAEMARFSAGFIDALDLKSVDVMGYSIGGAVAQQVATDRPELLRKIILAGSGPRGGEGIANLQTVISTGFAQAEQMKVHPKVALFFTTTTAGIAAGNEFVKRINNHTVDVEEAASQEAMGAQAKALIT; this comes from the coding sequence ATGAACATGTCCTCTGGCTACGTGACCGCGCCGAATCAATATGTAACGGTTGATGGCGTGCGACTCGCATATCGCAGTATCGGGTCCAACTCGAACGTGCCGCCGCTGGTGTTGTTCCATCACTTCACCGCAACGATGGATGACTGGGATTCGGCGCTCATCGACGGACTCGCGAAGCAACGACGTGTGATTATCCTGGGGAACCCCGGCATCGGCGCCTCCGGCGGCAGCGCACCTGACTCGGTTGCGGAAATGGCGCGATTTTCCGCAGGCTTCATCGACGCACTTGACCTGAAGTCGGTCGACGTAATGGGTTATTCGATCGGCGGAGCCGTGGCGCAACAGGTCGCGACGGATCGGCCGGAACTCCTGCGCAAAATCATTCTGGCTGGCAGCGGTCCGCGAGGTGGCGAAGGCATCGCAAATCTTCAGACCGTGATCAGTACCGGATTCGCGCAAGCCGAGCAGATGAAAGTCCACCCCAAGGTGGCGCTTTTCTTCACGACGACAACGGCCGGCATCGCTGCCGGGAACGAATTCGTCAAACGCATTAACAACCATACCGTGGACGTTGAAGAAGCGGCATCCCAGGAAGCAATGGGGGCGCAGGCCAAGGCGCTGATCACTTGA
- a CDS encoding alpha/beta fold hydrolase produces MSPSNFEELANIKQPVLIVNGKQDLIIPTVNSYVLYQHLANARLVLYPESGHGALFQFHESFVTEVNTFLDGSN; encoded by the coding sequence ATGTCGCCGTCGAACTTCGAAGAACTCGCAAATATCAAGCAGCCGGTGCTCATCGTCAATGGCAAGCAAGACCTGATCATTCCGACCGTCAACTCGTACGTGCTGTATCAGCATCTGGCAAATGCACGCCTCGTTCTCTACCCCGAATCCGGTCATGGCGCGCTGTTCCAGTTCCACGAATCGTTCGTCACCGAGGTCAACACGTTCCTGGACGGATCGAATTGA
- a CDS encoding helix-turn-helix domain-containing protein: protein MKQRNNSNCPICYSLDIFGDRWTLLIVRDMVANHKQYYREFLGSDEGISTNILADRLKNLVEHGLVTKEDDPENRSQSVYHPTEKALALGPVLEAIMDWGLKYGPESLTPPPGWQAGTAAS, encoded by the coding sequence ATGAAACAAAGGAATAACAGCAACTGCCCGATCTGCTACTCACTCGATATCTTCGGGGATCGATGGACCTTGCTCATCGTCCGCGACATGGTGGCTAACCACAAGCAGTACTATCGGGAATTTCTGGGTTCGGACGAGGGCATCTCCACGAACATCCTGGCCGATCGACTTAAAAATCTCGTCGAACACGGACTTGTGACGAAGGAAGACGACCCCGAAAACAGAAGCCAATCGGTCTATCACCCCACGGAAAAAGCCTTGGCGCTAGGACCAGTGCTCGAAGCCATCATGGATTGGGGACTTAAATATGGTCCGGAGTCGTTGACACCTCCCCCCGGATGGCAAGCGGGCACCGCGGCAAGTTAA
- a CDS encoding TetR/AcrR family transcriptional regulator, with product MYNIEAKRTHFGGRMKVSREQVAANRQSILEASGRLFRERGFDAVTVAEVMKAAGLTHGGFYGYFESKDDLIAQTLAHVLAQDDERPTNPIEYARAYLAPAHRDDVAGGCPTAALGAETIRQSRQARAAMTEGQRRTFERFSEGLPDATPEEARRAAIGSWAAMVGAMVLARLADDPKLSDEVLDQTYAWIRDKNTHTLSN from the coding sequence ATGTATAATATCGAGGCTAAACGAACGCATTTTGGGGGAAGAATGAAGGTCAGTCGCGAACAGGTTGCCGCGAATCGGCAAAGCATCCTCGAAGCCTCGGGCCGTCTCTTCCGGGAGCGAGGTTTCGATGCCGTCACGGTCGCAGAAGTGATGAAAGCAGCCGGCCTAACGCACGGCGGGTTTTATGGCTACTTCGAGTCCAAAGACGATTTGATAGCACAGACCTTGGCGCATGTGCTCGCGCAGGACGATGAGCGTCCCACAAACCCGATCGAGTACGCCAGGGCATATCTTGCTCCGGCGCATCGTGACGACGTTGCCGGCGGCTGCCCGACTGCGGCGCTTGGCGCAGAAACCATCCGCCAATCTCGTCAAGCTCGCGCGGCAATGACCGAAGGGCAACGCAGAACATTTGAACGATTTAGCGAAGGCTTGCCTGACGCAACTCCCGAAGAGGCACGACGCGCCGCGATTGGAAGTTGGGCTGCAATGGTCGGCGCAATGGTGCTGGCACGGCTTGCTGATGACCCAAAACTGTCCGACGAAGTACTAGACCAAACTTACGCCTGGATTCGCGACAAAAATACTCATACCCTGTCAAACTGA
- a CDS encoding alpha/beta hydrolase: protein MSVSHVTAPTQFVEVDGVRYAYRRWGKKGTTPLFFIQHFRGGMDHWDPLMTDGLAEGREVILYNGRGIASSSGAPRNRFEDMADDIASVIRALGIEKVDIVGFSIGGFQAQEVALRHPELVRKLLLLGTGPRGGDPWIDPGMAEIAPKPVHDAEDFLFLFFGRSEQARKAGLEFWERRHQRKDADPLSSPEVAAAQWDGYQAYMVPIGGDKPYEHLKAIKQPTLVVNGIEDIMISTVNSFYLGQNIPDSQVILYPDAGHGSHFQYPERFLKHAIQFLDE from the coding sequence ATGTCTGTCTCGCATGTCACAGCACCGACCCAATTTGTCGAAGTCGACGGAGTTCGTTACGCATATCGACGCTGGGGGAAGAAGGGCACGACGCCCTTGTTCTTCATCCAGCATTTTCGCGGCGGCATGGATCACTGGGACCCGCTGATGACCGACGGGCTCGCAGAGGGTCGCGAGGTCATTCTGTACAACGGTCGTGGAATCGCCAGTTCGTCAGGAGCCCCTCGGAATCGTTTCGAAGATATGGCCGATGACATCGCATCGGTGATCCGTGCGCTCGGAATCGAAAAGGTCGATATCGTGGGATTCTCTATTGGTGGGTTCCAGGCACAAGAGGTCGCTCTGCGTCACCCGGAACTCGTCCGCAAACTCTTGCTTCTCGGTACGGGTCCGCGCGGCGGTGATCCCTGGATCGATCCTGGAATGGCTGAGATTGCACCCAAGCCGGTGCATGATGCAGAGGATTTTCTCTTCCTGTTCTTCGGCCGTTCGGAGCAGGCCCGAAAGGCCGGTCTGGAGTTTTGGGAGCGCCGTCATCAGCGGAAAGATGCCGATCCGCTTAGCTCGCCGGAAGTGGCAGCAGCACAATGGGACGGTTACCAAGCCTATATGGTGCCAATCGGGGGCGACAAGCCCTACGAACATCTGAAAGCTATCAAGCAGCCGACGCTAGTGGTAAACGGCATTGAAGACATCATGATTTCGACAGTCAATTCGTTCTACCTCGGGCAAAACATTCCCGACTCACAAGTTATTTTGTATCCCGACGCAGGCCATGGTTCGCACTTCCAGTATCCGGAGCGCTTCCTGAAACACGCAATCCAGTTCCTGGACGAGTAA
- a CDS encoding dienelactone hydrolase family protein translates to MQAPGSAVTFSRPDGKKVEGYLALPKEEKGAPSVIVLQEWWGLNDQIRGVADRLANAGYIALVPDLYRGESTVEEEEAHHLMAGLDFAEVASQDVAGAVQFLKAKSDRIAVMGYCMGGALTLLSLSHNPELVAGAVWYGFPPIEYIDASRIKAAVIGHWATQDAFFSIDTVGEIEERFREAKVDFEFHRYLAHHGFANETAVGNGRISRTQYDAAWSQQAWDRTLTFFGRTLWS, encoded by the coding sequence ATGCAAGCACCAGGATCAGCAGTCACATTTTCGCGTCCGGACGGAAAGAAGGTCGAAGGGTATCTGGCACTGCCCAAAGAGGAAAAGGGAGCACCGTCGGTCATCGTCTTGCAAGAATGGTGGGGATTGAACGACCAGATTCGTGGCGTGGCCGATCGTCTGGCTAACGCGGGCTATATCGCTCTGGTTCCTGATCTGTATCGCGGCGAATCAACCGTCGAAGAGGAAGAAGCACACCACCTCATGGCCGGTCTGGATTTTGCCGAGGTTGCCTCTCAGGATGTGGCCGGCGCAGTGCAATTTCTCAAGGCGAAGTCCGATCGGATCGCAGTAATGGGTTATTGCATGGGTGGTGCACTAACGTTACTGTCGCTGTCCCACAATCCGGAGTTGGTGGCCGGTGCCGTGTGGTACGGATTTCCGCCGATTGAGTATATCGATGCGTCCAGGATCAAGGCTGCAGTGATTGGACATTGGGCCACCCAGGATGCTTTCTTTTCCATCGATACGGTTGGCGAGATCGAGGAACGCTTTCGGGAGGCCAAGGTGGATTTTGAGTTTCACCGCTACCTTGCCCATCACGGGTTTGCCAATGAAACCGCAGTCGGAAACGGACGAATTTCGCGTACCCAGTACGACGCTGCCTGGTCGCAGCAGGCGTGGGATCGAACGCTAACGTTCTTCGGCCGGACACTTTGGTCGTAA
- a CDS encoding cyclopropane-fatty-acyl-phospholipid synthase family protein, with the protein MNLPIELALLSGQTFKLGRFDQPAVRLRAIDSSVIPALLSPLLDTPGEAYVQQKLDVEGSLTDVIGVAYKLAQIAPEKQGFIKNIARRFARSKTEDKEAIAYHYDVSNEFYQLWLDKRMVYSCAYFEHGDETLEQAQLQKIDHILNRIQVAPGNTLLDIGCGWGALVIRAAERFGIRCVGITLSDRQFDLARERVADAGLDHLVEIRLQDYRDVSGTFDRITSVGMFEHVGLDNLPGYFRKINSLLADNGVVLNHGITSTDAQSGDTPFGGGTFIDKYVFPSGALPHLSFALKCMQEGGLEALDVENLRRRYRKTLEMWTAEYERHGAKIRSMIGEQKYRIGRVYLAGCAHAFSVDNVAIFQVLCQKAGKPATSIPTSRRYMYDTTSVR; encoded by the coding sequence GTGAATCTGCCCATTGAACTGGCGCTCTTGTCCGGACAAACGTTCAAGCTGGGTCGTTTCGATCAGCCGGCGGTGAGGCTGCGCGCAATAGATTCCAGTGTCATTCCCGCATTGTTGAGTCCATTACTCGACACGCCAGGAGAGGCGTACGTTCAACAGAAACTCGATGTAGAGGGCAGTCTCACCGACGTCATCGGCGTGGCCTACAAACTCGCGCAGATCGCGCCGGAAAAACAGGGATTCATCAAAAATATCGCAAGACGCTTTGCTCGCTCAAAGACAGAAGATAAGGAGGCAATCGCGTACCACTACGACGTATCCAACGAGTTCTATCAACTCTGGCTTGACAAACGAATGGTCTACTCGTGCGCATACTTCGAGCACGGTGATGAAACGCTCGAGCAAGCGCAGTTGCAGAAGATTGATCATATCTTGAACAGGATTCAGGTAGCGCCCGGCAATACGCTGCTTGATATCGGCTGCGGGTGGGGAGCGCTTGTAATTCGAGCTGCTGAGCGTTTTGGAATCAGGTGCGTGGGCATCACGCTGTCTGATCGTCAGTTTGATCTCGCCAGGGAGCGGGTGGCGGATGCTGGATTGGATCATCTCGTTGAAATAAGGCTGCAGGACTATCGAGATGTGAGCGGCACATTCGACCGTATTACCAGCGTCGGAATGTTCGAGCATGTTGGTCTCGACAACCTCCCGGGCTACTTCAGAAAGATCAATAGTCTGCTGGCAGACAATGGCGTCGTCCTCAATCACGGGATCACGTCGACGGATGCGCAAAGCGGCGATACACCTTTTGGCGGGGGCACTTTTATCGACAAATACGTCTTTCCGTCAGGGGCGCTACCCCATTTATCGTTCGCGCTGAAGTGTATGCAGGAGGGTGGGTTGGAAGCGTTGGATGTCGAAAACCTGAGGCGTCGTTACAGGAAGACGCTTGAAATGTGGACAGCGGAATACGAGCGTCATGGTGCAAAGATCCGCAGCATGATTGGTGAGCAAAAGTATCGAATCGGGCGCGTGTATCTCGCCGGGTGCGCGCATGCTTTCTCAGTCGACAACGTGGCTATTTTTCAGGTTCTCTGTCAAAAGGCAGGAAAGCCGGCCACGTCGATTCCCACGTCGCGCCGGTACATGTACGACACGACGAGCGTCAGATAA
- a CDS encoding DUF3331 domain-containing protein, giving the protein MTDAPAWRWVVEELALSDGHWNPVKEIQKLERAIPRIGAHSFAECASLSLGPPDDAKEAGRGYKRFALVERVEEKTVLLSWAGSTCGRFTDRRWTLSRSRGEFRCAMSGMKISRGEFVYRPAPQRGEIRVEEDVILASVIDSVALDQSTD; this is encoded by the coding sequence ATGACTGACGCGCCCGCGTGGCGTTGGGTTGTTGAGGAACTGGCACTGAGCGATGGTCACTGGAATCCAGTAAAGGAGATTCAAAAACTCGAACGTGCTATCCCTCGGATTGGTGCGCACTCGTTCGCAGAATGTGCTTCGCTATCCTTGGGTCCACCCGACGACGCCAAGGAAGCGGGACGAGGTTATAAAAGGTTTGCACTCGTCGAGCGAGTTGAAGAAAAAACCGTGTTGCTCTCTTGGGCCGGATCGACTTGTGGGAGATTCACTGATCGGCGCTGGACGCTTTCTCGAAGTAGGGGCGAATTTCGATGCGCCATGAGCGGCATGAAAATAAGTCGCGGCGAGTTCGTATACAGGCCCGCCCCTCAGCGCGGCGAGATTCGGGTGGAAGAAGACGTCATTCTCGCGTCCGTTATTGATTCCGTGGCGCTCGATCAATCGACTGACTGA
- a CDS encoding MFS transporter, producing MASPDHAESATQRSPGVASFDAATASPAALLDAGSISARLDRLPATRSIWKLVVLLSLGFFFELYDLLYSGYVAPGLVKSGLLTATTHGLFGSTGVASFIAALFSGLFIGTIACGFLADRFGRRAVFTYSLLWYTAANVVMAFQETATGLNFWRFVAGIGIGVELVTIGTYISELVPKQIRGRAFACEQAVGFTAVPVVAFLSYLLVPRTLLGLDGWRWVVLIGAHGALFVWWIRRALPESPRWLAQQGRLAEADRVMSALEAKVRSEYGRELPPPAPAVPVAPRGSFRDMWVPPYRNRTLMMTIFNIFQTVGFYGFANWVPTLLIKQGITITTSLMYSSVIALAAPIGPIIGLFIGDRFERKTVIVVMAGVNIVCGLWFSQASGAVLLVSLGVCLTLAGNIISYSFHAYQTELFPTSIRARAVGFVYSWSRFSAIFTAFLIAEVLKQFGAVGVFVFIAGAMLVVMLAIGLLGPRTKGIELEKISQ from the coding sequence ATGGCATCCCCCGATCACGCCGAGTCCGCTACACAGCGCAGCCCCGGCGTCGCCTCTTTTGATGCGGCCACCGCTAGCCCCGCCGCGTTGCTCGACGCCGGCAGCATTTCCGCGCGCCTCGACCGGCTTCCGGCCACGCGTTCCATCTGGAAACTGGTCGTGCTGCTGAGCCTCGGCTTCTTCTTTGAACTCTACGATCTGCTGTACTCGGGCTATGTCGCGCCTGGCCTCGTCAAAAGCGGTTTGCTGACGGCGACCACGCATGGTCTGTTCGGCTCGACCGGGGTGGCGAGTTTCATCGCCGCGCTATTCAGCGGCCTGTTTATCGGCACGATCGCGTGCGGCTTTCTGGCGGATCGCTTCGGACGCCGTGCGGTGTTCACGTATTCGCTGCTGTGGTACACCGCGGCCAACGTCGTGATGGCGTTTCAGGAGACGGCTACCGGGCTGAACTTCTGGCGCTTTGTCGCGGGTATCGGTATCGGCGTCGAGTTGGTGACGATTGGTACTTACATCTCCGAACTGGTGCCCAAGCAGATTCGCGGGCGCGCGTTCGCTTGCGAGCAGGCCGTGGGTTTTACCGCCGTACCGGTGGTGGCGTTCCTGTCGTATCTGCTGGTGCCGCGTACCTTGCTCGGCCTGGATGGCTGGCGCTGGGTCGTGCTGATCGGCGCGCACGGTGCGCTGTTCGTCTGGTGGATTCGCCGTGCGTTGCCCGAGAGTCCGCGTTGGCTCGCGCAACAAGGGCGTCTCGCCGAAGCCGACCGCGTGATGAGCGCGCTCGAAGCGAAAGTGCGCAGCGAATACGGTCGTGAATTGCCGCCGCCCGCACCGGCGGTGCCGGTGGCGCCGCGCGGCAGCTTCCGCGATATGTGGGTGCCGCCGTACCGCAACCGCACGCTGATGATGACGATCTTCAACATCTTCCAGACGGTGGGTTTTTACGGTTTCGCGAACTGGGTGCCGACGTTGCTGATCAAGCAGGGCATTACGATCACCACGAGCTTGATGTACTCGAGCGTGATTGCACTGGCTGCGCCGATTGGACCGATCATCGGGCTCTTTATCGGCGATCGCTTCGAGCGCAAGACGGTGATCGTGGTGATGGCCGGTGTGAATATTGTTTGCGGGCTGTGGTTCAGTCAGGCGTCGGGCGCGGTGTTGCTGGTGAGTCTCGGTGTGTGCCTGACGCTCGCGGGCAATATCATTTCGTACAGCTTCCACGCGTACCAGACCGAACTTTTTCCGACCAGCATTCGCGCGCGGGCGGTGGGCTTCGTGTATTCGTGGAGCCGGTTTTCGGCTATTTTCACGGCCTTCCTAATCGCTGAAGTGTTAAAGCAATTTGGCGCGGTGGGGGTTTTTGTCTTCATCGCCGGCGCGATGCTGGTTGTGATGCTGGCAATTGGGTTGTTGGGGCCGCGAACAAAGGGTATTGAACTGGAGAAGATATCTCAGTAG
- a CDS encoding aconitase family protein, translating into MSDTIRLDGRVLFLSQDPAVIDAQLAGGNFTRTTAGPLRDNVSTDEITPVTVMLTYDERLGQYPYVGFKAGERLPIGRNAVKDGGFQITVAGKRYGKGSSRESSPLAELSAGIRLIVAESFERIYQQNCDNIGILTTTDFSVLERLMAGEAVPIDAFLEGRDALTQQIIRSGGLLAYSKFADWPAPRVAGSANANANANANANATASAEPMTLVEKIIARHLHPGMTNARRGDGVFIAADWRFSHDYFTGMCAHLMHRAFGKPAPLHESDHIIAFQDHLVLAAQSIPHVRDGLLPGVANLMEGHTSFSRDYPVRSHGALDTLPGSEGICHALMAEQYALPGQVACGTDSHTPHSGALGCLAFGAGATEIANSWVTGYVRCKVPETLRIEIDGGLREGVTAKDVVLYLLQMDAIRSGGAIGLVFEYGGEAVRAMSIDERATLTNMVAELGGFTGIVEPDVRTAAFLKERRGVDFSVESWMKSDPGATYRDTIRIEASRIEPMLARPGDPGNGMPAPQLEQEIAIDIAYGGSCTAGKREDFDYYHEVLRWGVERGIRVPDRTRLFLQFGTMAVRRYCEEQGYLPVFERAGVTLVMPGCGSCANCGPGQSADANDVTISAINRNFPGRSGPGDVWLASPYTVAASALAGKITTFEQLKRARG; encoded by the coding sequence ATGAGCGATACGATTCGTCTGGACGGCCGCGTGCTGTTCCTGTCTCAAGACCCCGCGGTGATCGATGCGCAACTGGCCGGCGGCAACTTCACGCGCACGACTGCCGGTCCGCTGCGCGATAACGTCTCTACCGACGAGATCACGCCCGTCACCGTGATGCTCACTTACGACGAACGTCTCGGTCAGTATCCGTACGTCGGCTTCAAGGCCGGTGAGCGTCTGCCGATCGGGCGCAATGCGGTGAAAGACGGCGGCTTCCAGATCACGGTTGCGGGCAAGCGCTACGGCAAGGGTTCGTCGCGCGAATCGAGCCCGCTCGCGGAGTTGTCGGCGGGTATCCGTTTGATCGTCGCGGAGAGTTTCGAGCGTATTTACCAGCAGAATTGCGACAACATCGGCATTCTCACCACCACCGATTTCTCCGTGCTCGAGCGGCTGATGGCCGGCGAGGCCGTGCCGATCGACGCGTTTCTCGAAGGCCGCGATGCGCTCACGCAGCAGATCATTCGCAGCGGCGGCCTGCTGGCGTATAGCAAGTTCGCGGATTGGCCCGCGCCGCGTGTGGCGGGGAGTGCCAATGCAAACGCCAATGCAAACGCCAATGCAAACGCTACGGCGAGCGCCGAGCCGATGACGCTGGTCGAGAAGATCATCGCGCGGCATCTGCATCCCGGCATGACGAACGCGCGGCGTGGCGACGGTGTGTTCATCGCCGCCGACTGGCGCTTCAGTCACGACTACTTCACCGGCATGTGCGCGCATCTGATGCATCGCGCGTTCGGCAAGCCCGCGCCGTTGCATGAGTCGGATCACATCATCGCGTTTCAGGATCATCTGGTGCTCGCGGCGCAGAGCATTCCGCACGTGCGCGATGGTTTACTGCCGGGCGTCGCCAATCTGATGGAAGGGCATACGTCGTTCTCGCGCGACTACCCGGTGCGCTCGCACGGCGCGCTCGATACGCTGCCCGGCTCCGAAGGGATCTGTCATGCGCTGATGGCGGAGCAATACGCACTGCCGGGGCAAGTGGCCTGCGGCACCGATTCGCACACGCCGCATTCCGGCGCGCTCGGCTGCCTCGCATTCGGTGCGGGCGCAACGGAAATCGCCAATAGCTGGGTGACGGGCTATGTGCGCTGCAAGGTGCCGGAGACCTTGCGCATCGAGATCGACGGTGGTCTGCGCGAAGGCGTGACCGCCAAAGACGTGGTGCTCTATCTGCTGCAGATGGACGCGATCCGCTCGGGCGGCGCGATCGGACTCGTGTTCGAATATGGCGGCGAGGCGGTGCGCGCGATGTCGATCGATGAGCGCGCAACCTTGACGAACATGGTCGCGGAATTGGGCGGCTTCACCGGCATCGTCGAACCGGACGTGCGCACCGCGGCGTTTCTGAAAGAACGCCGCGGCGTCGATTTCAGCGTGGAAAGCTGGATGAAAAGCGATCCGGGCGCGACCTATCGCGACACGATCCGGATCGAAGCGAGCCGGATTGAACCGATGCTCGCGCGTCCAGGCGACCCGGGCAACGGCATGCCGGCGCCGCAACTGGAGCAGGAAATCGCGATCGACATCGCCTATGGCGGTTCGTGCACCGCGGGCAAGCGTGAAGACTTCGACTACTACCACGAGGTGCTGCGCTGGGGTGTCGAGCGAGGCATTCGTGTACCGGATCGCACACGTTTGTTTCTGCAATTCGGCACCATGGCCGTGCGGAGGTATTGCGAGGAACAAGGCTATTTGCCGGTGTTCGAGCGCGCGGGCGTGACGCTCGTGATGCCGGGTTGCGGGTCGTGCGCAAATTGCGGACCGGGGCAATCCGCCGACGCGAATGACGTGACGATCAGCGCGATTAACCGCAATTTTCCCGGGCGTTCGGGACCGGGCGACGTGTGGCTCGCGAGTCCGTACACGGTGGCGGCGAGTGCGCTGGCCGGAAAAATCACTACCTTCGAACAATTGAAGCGCGCGCGCGGCTAG